One window of Phycisphaeraceae bacterium genomic DNA carries:
- a CDS encoding N-6 DNA methylase produces the protein MSLSTSIKSIQDAMRTDVGVDGDAQRIGQLVWLLFLKIWDDRERESEALDSDFVSPLLKVRWTDTSGSTRTAPDLRWRTWAADPEGETGDKLLTFVNETLFPALKNLDIGPNSSDPAKAALRRRRALIRSVFEDAYQYMKSGTVLRQVVNKVHESVDFNSSKSRHLFGEIYEQILKDLQGAGNAGEYYTPRAVTQFAVDMVDPKLGEIILDPACGTGGFLACAIEHIRSKQVRTPEDEATLQSCIRGVEKKPLPHLLCTTNMIVHGIDVPTGILRDNTLERPLRDITLKDRVDVIITNPPFGGMEEPGIEQNFPADFRTRETADLFLVLIMELLKDGGRAAVVLPDGTLFGEGVKTRLKERLLKECDLHTIVRLPKGVFAPYTPINTNVLFFTKGRPTKAVWYYEHPYPDGYKSYSKTKPMRIEEFEPEKAWWTKRTETERAWKVSIEDIKARGYNLDIKNPNAPEASHDDPDELLAQYHAAREQADAIRERLRSILAESLEKSL, from the coding sequence ATGTCCCTCAGCACCAGCATCAAGTCGATTCAAGACGCCATGCGAACCGACGTCGGCGTCGATGGCGACGCCCAGCGCATCGGCCAGTTGGTCTGGCTCTTGTTCCTCAAGATCTGGGACGATCGCGAGCGCGAATCCGAAGCCCTCGACAGCGACTTCGTCTCCCCTCTTCTCAAGGTCCGCTGGACGGACACGTCCGGCTCCACCCGCACCGCCCCCGATCTGCGCTGGCGCACCTGGGCCGCCGATCCCGAGGGCGAGACCGGCGACAAACTCCTCACCTTCGTCAACGAGACCCTCTTCCCTGCCCTCAAGAACCTGGACATCGGGCCAAACTCCAGCGATCCCGCCAAGGCCGCCCTCCGCCGCCGCCGCGCGCTCATCCGGTCCGTCTTCGAAGACGCCTACCAGTACATGAAGTCCGGCACCGTCCTTCGCCAGGTCGTCAACAAGGTCCACGAATCGGTGGACTTCAACAGCAGCAAGTCCCGCCACCTCTTCGGCGAGATCTACGAGCAGATACTGAAAGACCTTCAGGGCGCCGGCAACGCGGGCGAGTATTACACCCCTCGCGCCGTCACGCAGTTCGCCGTTGACATGGTCGATCCCAAGCTCGGCGAGATCATCCTCGACCCCGCCTGCGGCACGGGCGGCTTCCTCGCCTGCGCCATCGAGCACATCCGCTCGAAGCAGGTCCGCACGCCCGAGGACGAGGCGACGCTCCAGTCCTGCATCCGAGGAGTCGAGAAGAAACCACTCCCCCACCTTCTCTGCACCACGAACATGATCGTCCACGGCATCGATGTCCCAACGGGCATCCTTCGCGACAACACCCTCGAGCGTCCCCTCAGAGACATCACCCTCAAAGACCGCGTCGATGTCATCATCACCAATCCCCCCTTCGGCGGCATGGAAGAGCCCGGCATCGAGCAGAACTTCCCCGCCGACTTCCGCACCCGCGAGACCGCCGACCTCTTCCTGGTCCTCATCATGGAACTGCTCAAGGACGGGGGCCGGGCCGCAGTGGTCCTGCCCGACGGCACGCTGTTCGGCGAGGGCGTCAAGACGCGCCTGAAGGAACGCCTGCTCAAGGAGTGCGACCTGCACACCATCGTCCGCCTGCCCAAGGGCGTCTTCGCGCCCTACACCCCCATCAACACCAATGTGCTGTTCTTCACCAAGGGCCGCCCCACCAAGGCCGTGTGGTACTACGAACATCCTTACCCCGACGGATACAAGTCCTACTCCAAGACCAAGCCCATGCGGATCGAAGAGTTTGAGCCGGAGAAGGCGTGGTGGACCAAGCGGACCGAGACCGAGCGGGCCTGGAAGGTGTCGATCGAGGACATCAAGGCCCGCGGCTACAACCTGGACATCAAGAACCCCAACGCGCCCGAAGCAAGCCACGACGACCCGGACGAACTGCTGGCCCAGTACCACGCCGCCCGGGAGCAAGCCGACGCCATCCGGGAACGCCTGCGAAGCATCCTCGCAGAGTCGCTGGAGAAGTCTCTATGA
- a CDS encoding restriction endonuclease subunit S gives MNREALLESLAMIGESTDGIARLRKLAIKLAVQGVLVPQDLSEGHGNDVLKTVDPSKDRRLRPKQIRDPKPLPSLSTEEIPDRLPRNWAVTRLGLVTQLQYGDGIDKSERDDNGSVPVMGSNGVLGYHSEALVPGPVIVVGRKGSAGALTLQETECWPSDVTYFVHAPDGIEIRYWLLTLENLDLPSLSNGIKPGLNREAAHMLPVAIPPLAEQRRIVAKVDELMGLLDELERARDWREARRAAFRDSALAALQNAEDAQAAHAAWTRIATNLADCLTDPADIAPLRQTILQLAVRGRLVPQDPGDDPVENLTASAAKELKAINAQKRTKTVADRPEYERDDPLPNGWAWVALQQIAQFIDYRGKTPKKTKSGVRLYTAKNIRPGRIVSEPAEFVSPATYKTWMTRGFPIRGDVLFTTEAPMGNAAVIDETVEPVFALAQRTICIHPVGGMDGRYLMNMMLSPWFRAELASRATGMTATGIKAAKLRLIRVPVPPVAEQHRIVAKVDELMAVCDELEQQLAEAKAHQSAFAAAAVHYLEI, from the coding sequence ATGAATCGGGAGGCCCTACTTGAATCGCTAGCCATGATCGGAGAATCAACCGACGGAATTGCGCGACTCCGTAAACTCGCTATCAAACTTGCTGTTCAGGGTGTGCTTGTCCCTCAAGATCTCTCCGAAGGGCACGGCAATGATGTTCTCAAGACGGTTGATCCATCAAAAGATCGTAGACTTCGGCCAAAGCAAATCCGAGATCCTAAACCATTACCATCGCTGTCCACCGAGGAGATTCCTGACCGACTCCCACGCAACTGGGCCGTCACTCGACTCGGACTTGTGACCCAACTCCAGTATGGTGACGGCATAGACAAGTCTGAACGCGACGATAATGGCTCTGTCCCAGTGATGGGGTCTAATGGTGTCCTTGGGTATCACAGCGAAGCACTTGTTCCAGGACCAGTTATCGTTGTCGGTCGCAAAGGCTCTGCAGGGGCTCTAACGCTCCAAGAGACCGAATGCTGGCCGAGCGATGTAACCTATTTCGTTCATGCACCAGATGGTATAGAGATCAGATACTGGCTACTTACTCTCGAGAATCTAGATCTTCCTAGTCTCTCAAATGGCATCAAGCCCGGCCTGAATCGGGAAGCGGCTCACATGTTGCCGGTCGCAATCCCTCCCCTCGCCGAGCAGCGCCGCATCGTCGCGAAGGTGGACGAGTTGATGGGGCTGCTCGACGAGTTGGAGCGAGCGCGGGACTGGCGCGAGGCGCGGCGGGCGGCCTTCCGCGACTCGGCCCTCGCGGCCCTGCAGAACGCCGAGGACGCCCAAGCCGCCCACGCCGCGTGGACCCGCATCGCCACCAACCTGGCCGACTGCCTGACCGACCCCGCCGACATCGCCCCCCTCCGCCAGACCATCCTCCAACTGGCCGTCCGCGGCCGGCTGGTGCCGCAGGATCCCGGGGATGATCCCGTCGAGAACCTCACTGCTTCCGCTGCGAAAGAACTCAAAGCAATAAACGCTCAGAAGCGGACTAAGACGGTTGCCGATCGGCCCGAGTACGAACGCGATGATCCATTACCAAACGGCTGGGCTTGGGTTGCTCTCCAGCAGATTGCACAGTTCATCGACTATCGCGGGAAAACTCCGAAGAAGACGAAGTCCGGCGTCCGTCTCTACACCGCAAAGAATATTCGCCCAGGTCGGATAGTCTCTGAACCTGCTGAGTTTGTATCTCCAGCGACTTACAAGACTTGGATGACTCGCGGGTTTCCGATCCGCGGCGACGTCTTGTTTACCACAGAAGCACCCATGGGCAATGCGGCAGTGATTGACGAGACAGTCGAACCTGTTTTTGCACTTGCCCAGCGGACAATTTGCATTCATCCCGTTGGCGGCATGGACGGCAGGTACCTCATGAACATGATGCTGTCGCCCTGGTTCAGGGCTGAACTTGCCTCCCGGGCGACTGGGATGACCGCGACAGGAATCAAGGCAGCCAAACTCCGCTTAATTCGCGTACCAGTTCCACCCGTGGCCGAGCAACACCGCATCGTCGCCAAAGTTGATGAGTTGATGGCGGTCTGCGACGAACTCGAACAGCAACTGGCCGAGGCCAAGGCCCATCAGTCCGCCTTCGCTGCCGCGGCGGTGCATTACCTGGAGATCTGA